The region TCGAGGGCACGAGCCTCGAAGCCACGGTGCAGCGCCTCAACCAGGCGTGGGAGAAGAAGTGGGCTCGCCACATCGGCATCAGCAACTTCAACACCGCCTTGATGCAGAAGGCGTGGGCGGCGACCCAGGAGCCGCTGGTGGTCAACCAGGTGGAGTATCACCCCTTCCTCGACCAGACCGCCGTGCTGGCCGCCGTCCGCGACCACGGCATGGCGCTCACCGCCTACAGCCCGGTGGCCCAGGGCGGGGTGGCGGACGCTCCGGAGCTCACCGAAATCGCCCGCCGCCACGGCAAGAGCGAGCATCAGGTGGCGCTGCGTTGGCTGCTCCAGCAGGATAGCGTCGTGGCCATTCCCCGCACCTCCAGCGAGGAGCATTGCCGGCAGAACCTCGAGGTTTACGACTTCCGTCTGTCGAAGGAGGAGATGGAGACCATCTTCGGCCTGGCCCATTCCGGCGGTCGCATCATCTCGCCGGAGGGCCTGGCTCCCGCTTGGGATTGAAGAGACGATAGCCGCTGCAGAGGCCTCAGCCTTCTTCGGTCACCGTCAGCAGCTGGTTGCTCTCGATGGGGCCGGGGACGGTTTGGGTCTTGCCCGAGGGCCAGGTGATCTGGATCGAGTCCACCGTCTCCGCCTCGCCGAGGCCGAAGTAGAGCGGCAGGGGCGAGAAGGAGAGGTAGCCGGAGCTGCCGTCCAGCACCTTGGTGAAGGTGCGGCCGCCGGCGGTGACCACGACGCGGGTGCCGATGCCGTCGCGGTTGGAGGCGGTGCCCACCGGATCGACCTTCAGGTAGTGGATCGGATGGTTGTCGGCGAGGTCGCTGATCAGCACCAGGGGCTCGCCGTGGAACTCGTTGGTGACCACGTCCAGGTCGCCGTCCTCGTCCAGATCCCAGATCAGCGACGAGCGGCTGCCGAGGGCGCCCCAGACCTCTCGCTTGCCTTCCAGGCCCTGGCAGTGGAAGTGGTCGCTGTCGGCGCCGGAGCAGTCGAGCTCGAACCACGGGATGCCGTTGATGCCGCCGCGGCGGGGCTCGACGCCGAGGATGAACTCGGCGTCCCGGAAGCGCTGGCCGTTCTCGTTGAGGAGCACCGAGTTCACCGCGTAGCGCCAGCCGTAGCTCATGCTGGAGGCGACGAAGGCGTCCTCCCAGCCGTCGGCGTTGAGGTCACCGCTGGACAGCCCCCAGGGCCAGTAGTTCTCGGCGCCGATGAGATCCGAGATCTCCTCGAACTGTCCGTTGCCCAGATTGCGGAAGAAGGCGTTGCCGAGGACGTGGTTGCCGTCGGAGCCGGTGCCGTCGGGACCCATCATCTCGTCGGCGGGGAGCTTCTCCTTCTCTTCCTCCGGCGGGAAGTGGCGCACCATGTCGGTGTGCATGTCGGTGAGGTAGATATCCAGGCGTCCGTCGTTGTCGAAGTCGAAGATCTGGATGCCCATGGTGCCGAAGGGGGTGGCGGGGAAGAGCTGCCGGCTCTGGTCGACGAAGCGCTGGCCGCGGTCGTTGCGGTAATACTCGTCGTGCCCCTGCATGTCGCTGATGAACAGGTCCATCCAGCCGTCCTGGTCGAAGTCCACCACCGCGGCGTCGCCGTTCCAGCCTTCTTCCATCAGGCCCACCTGCTCGGACACGTCCTGGAATTTGTTCTCGCCGAGGTTGCGGTAAAGGTAGCTGCGCTCCGCCCGTTCGGGCTTGAGGTGGCCGTCGAAGGCGATCTGGTAGCCGATGTAATAGCCGCCGGGGCCCTGCTCGTCGGTGGTGTAGCGGCCGACGTTGGTGACGAAGAGGTCGAGGAGGCCGTCGCGGTCGTAGTCGAAGAAGACCGCGCCGGAGGAATGGGCCTCGAGACCGACGCCGGCCTGCTCCGTGATGTCGGTGAAGACGCCGCTGCCGTCGTTGACGAAGAGGGCGTTGCCGCCGCGCACGGAGGTGGTGAAGAGGTCCGGGTCGCCGTCGTTGTCGATGTCGCCGAAGGCGGCGGACACTCCCACCCGATCCGCCAGGCCGACGCCGGAGCCCTCGGTGATGTTCTCGAAGCGGCCGTCGCCGAGGTTGCGCCACAGCTCGTTGCTGCCGATCTGGGTGGTGAAGTAGAGATCCTGCCGGCCGTCGCCGTCGACGTCGGCGGCGATGACGCCGTTGCCGTGGTCGTAGTGGTTGGTCTTGTAGCGCTTGCCCGAGTCTTCCGTCACCTGGTTGACGAAGGTGATGCCGGACTCCGGCAGGCGGTCCGTGAGCTGGAAGTCATGGCGCACGCCAAAGGTCTTGGCGGAGCCCAGCTGGACCTCCCGGCGCTCCTCCATCCAGGCCGGATTCATGATGTCCGCCGGATAGGGGAAGGGCTTGATCTCCGCGGTGACTTCCTGGGCGTTCTGGAGCAAGGCGTCGGAGTCGGAGAAGAAACCCCGGATGCGGCCCAGACGGTCGAGGAGGGCGAGGTCGCCCTCCGCAGCCCCCGCCTTCTGACGAGCCTCGTCGAGGGCGGCGCGCAGGTGCTTCATCTGGTCCGGAGAGCCGGAAAGCACCTTCCAGCCGCCGGATTCCTGACCACCGGAGCCGGCGGCGAAGCTCACCAGCTGAACCTCTTCGCCCCAGGAGCTGCCGGCGAGGTCCTGGGCCAGCGTTTCCATCGTGTCGTCGTCACCGGCGAAGCCGGCGATCCACACTTGCCCCCGCAGCTCGTCGAGGCCGTAGGGTTGCTGCGAGGAGTCGGTGAGCTCGAACCAGGGGATCACTCCCAGGACCACCGGCTCGCCCGCTGCGGCGGGATTGGTGGTGGCTGGTTGGGTAGAAGTGGAAGGGCTTTCGGAGGGCTCGGAACAGGCTGTGGCCAAAAAGCCGCTGAGGATGAAGACCGAGATGCTCAGAACCGAGCTGAATGGGCGGATGAAGAGATGCATGGGACCCCTCGGGTAAAATCGTTGCAAGGTTGGTTGACGGTCCAAGGAAGATTAGATCATACGGCGATCGGGTTCAGAAGTTGGGCCGATCTGCGGTCTCTTCCGGAATGTCACAGAAGGGCAGGGCTTTCAGGGCCAGCTGGCTGGTTCACGGCAGTGGCCGAAGCGGGACCGGCTCTTTGCCCAAAATGTTAGAATTCCAGGATCTTGAGCTCGTCCGCAGCAGCCCATTCCGAGGGGGCCCCGAGCCCCCCGGTGTCATTCTCCAAGAAGCTTCGCATTCGTGCTTTGGCCGCCTTGGGACTGCTCCTCAACGGCGTTTTGATCTTCGCCGTTGTGGCTTGGTTCGTGCTCACCCGCGACGCTGGGCCTCGCTTCGAGGAGCGGTACGGCGAGCTGTCGGGAGCGGAGCGGGAGTCGGCTGCGGAGGGGGAAGGCTTCGTCACCGAGCGCTGGCGTTTGACCTCCACCAGCGGCCTGCGCTGCGAGATGGCGGTGCGCACGCCCACCAGCGCCGTCGAGGCCGCCAGCGCCGTCGATGCCGAGCCTCGGCCCCTGGTGCTCATCCTCGGTGGCCATCGCACCGGCCGGGACGCGGTGGAGCTATTGCCGCCGGACGACCGCTTCGTGGTGGCGGCGCTTTCCTACCCCTACCACGGCCCTGCCAAGCCCAAGGGGCTGGAGGTGGCCACGGCGCTGCCGGCCATTCGGGGGGCGCTGCTGGACGCTCCGCCCTGTCTGCGCCTGACCTTGGACCATCTGCTGCCGCGGCCGTCGGTGGACTCTGGGCGGGTGGAGATGCTGGGGGTCAGCTTGGGCGCGCCGCTGGCGGTGATCACCGGGGCGCTGGATGAGCGGATCTCCCGCGTGTGGTCCATCCACGGCGGCGGCGATCTTCCCGCCATGCTCGCCTTCAATCTGCCCGAAGAGGTGCAGAATCCGTTCTTGGGCCCTCCGGCGAAGTTTGTGGGCGGAACGTTGCTGGCCCAGCTGCAGCCGGAGCTCTACGCCGCGGAGGTCGCCCCCCGGCCGCTGGTGATGATCAACGCCGAGGACGACGAGCGCATCCCCCGGAGCTGCGTCGCCAGCCTCTATGCGGCGGCTCGGGAGCCCAAGGAGCTGCTGTGGGTGGAGGGGGAGCACGTGGGGCCGCGGCGCCAGCAGGTTCTGACGGAGCTGCTGCGGCTAGTGCTGCCGCGCATCGCGGCGGGGGTGGAAGGCGGCCCTCAGGCGTCCTCGTCGCTAGCGTCGCCTTCGCCGGAGGCACTCTCGTCCGCCGCTCCCTGATCCGCCTCTTCTTGTGGGGCTTCTTCTTGATCGGCGGGGCTGGGGAAAT is a window of Acidobacteriota bacterium DNA encoding:
- a CDS encoding FG-GAP-like repeat-containing protein; the protein is MHLFIRPFSSVLSISVFILSGFLATACSEPSESPSTSTQPATTNPAAAGEPVVLGVIPWFELTDSSQQPYGLDELRGQVWIAGFAGDDDTMETLAQDLAGSSWGEEVQLVSFAAGSGGQESGGWKVLSGSPDQMKHLRAALDEARQKAGAAEGDLALLDRLGRIRGFFSDSDALLQNAQEVTAEIKPFPYPADIMNPAWMEERREVQLGSAKTFGVRHDFQLTDRLPESGITFVNQVTEDSGKRYKTNHYDHGNGVIAADVDGDGRQDLYFTTQIGSNELWRNLGDGRFENITEGSGVGLADRVGVSAAFGDIDNDGDPDLFTTSVRGGNALFVNDGSGVFTDITEQAGVGLEAHSSGAVFFDYDRDGLLDLFVTNVGRYTTDEQGPGGYYIGYQIAFDGHLKPERAERSYLYRNLGENKFQDVSEQVGLMEEGWNGDAAVVDFDQDGWMDLFISDMQGHDEYYRNDRGQRFVDQSRQLFPATPFGTMGIQIFDFDNDGRLDIYLTDMHTDMVRHFPPEEEKEKLPADEMMGPDGTGSDGNHVLGNAFFRNLGNGQFEEISDLIGAENYWPWGLSSGDLNADGWEDAFVASSMSYGWRYAVNSVLLNENGQRFRDAEFILGVEPRRGGINGIPWFELDCSGADSDHFHCQGLEGKREVWGALGSRSSLIWDLDEDGDLDVVTNEFHGEPLVLISDLADNHPIHYLKVDPVGTASNRDGIGTRVVVTAGGRTFTKVLDGSSGYLSFSPLPLYFGLGEAETVDSIQITWPSGKTQTVPGPIESNQLLTVTEEG
- a CDS encoding aldo/keto reductase produces the protein TKVWPDHFGEGEFHDSVQRSLERLGLDSVDLLLLHWPSFEGTSLEATVQRLNQAWEKKWARHIGISNFNTALMQKAWAATQEPLVVNQVEYHPFLDQTAVLAAVRDHGMALTAYSPVAQGGVADAPELTEIARRHGKSEHQVALRWLLQQDSVVAIPRTSSEEHCRQNLEVYDFRLSKEEMETIFGLAHSGGRIISPEGLAPAWD